A stretch of Salvelinus alpinus chromosome 4, SLU_Salpinus.1, whole genome shotgun sequence DNA encodes these proteins:
- the LOC139573386 gene encoding hemicentin-1-like isoform X1 has translation MFSIIVFSIVLYVRYFVMTLRQWFLCCNNEVFSKSISLACGPDLTGLSYVGRVRAGYETTFTCTPNCIPGCTYTWLLKGRTFNGSELTWTPDGLDRIVELQCTAVNTESGSSKSITTILEVKSSVSVRPSPQLSLPVLNQSFSLDCDGSFPGLPVIWYKDGQVVAPDARINLLEHNTSLHFNSLLPSDGGFYQCEVTMANMAESKVISLGYLLNLLVSVALAQCCLGGNTSLPAR, from the exons ATGTTTAGTATCATAGTGTTTAGCATTGTGTTATATGTTCGCTATTTTGTTATGACATTGCGACAGTGGTTTTTATGCTGTAACAATGAAGTGTTTAGTAAATCAATCTCCCTTGCATGTGGTCCTGATTTAACAGGCCTGTCCTATGTGGGTCGGGTGAGAGCTGGATACGAGACGACCTTCACCTGTACCCCCAACTGCATCCCAGGATGCACCTACACCTGGCTGCTGAAGGGGCGCACTTTCAATGGGAGTGAGTTGACCTGGACCCCAGACGGTCTGGACCGCATTGTGGAGCTGCAGTGTACTGCGGTCAACACAGAGAGTGGGAGCTCAAAGAGCATAACCACAATCTTGGAGGTGAAAA GCTCAGTGTCCGTGAGGCCCAGCCCACAGCTCTCTCTCCCCGTCCTCAACCAGTCCTTCAGCCTGGACTGTGACGGCTCCTTCCCAGGCCTGCCAGTGATTTGGTACAAAGACGGCCAGGTTGTAGCTCCAGACGCCAGGATAAACCTGTTGGAACACAACACCTCCCTCCACTTCAACTCCCTGCTGCCCTCTGATGGTGGCTTCTATCAGTGCGAGGTGACCATGGCAAACATGGCTGAAAGCAAGGTCATAAGCTTGGGCTACCTGCTAAACT TGTTAGTATCAGTGGCCCTGGCACAGTGTTGCCTGGGAGGGAATACATCCTTACCTGCAAGGTGA
- the LOC139573386 gene encoding hemicentin-1-like isoform X4: MAFDLNTIYTVLVLTLTGLSYVGRVRAGYETTFTCTPNCIPGCTYTWLLKGRTFNGSELTWTPDGLDRIVELQCTAVNTESGSSKSITTILEVKSSVSVRPSPQLSLPVLNQSFSLDCDGSFPGLPVIWYKDGQVVAPDARINLLEHNTSLHFNSLLPSDGGFYQCEVTMANMAESKVISLGYLLNLLVSVALAQCCLGGNTSLPAR, translated from the exons ATGGCATTCGATTTGAATACTATCTACACTGTGTTGGTACTGACACTGACAG GCCTGTCCTATGTGGGTCGGGTGAGAGCTGGATACGAGACGACCTTCACCTGTACCCCCAACTGCATCCCAGGATGCACCTACACCTGGCTGCTGAAGGGGCGCACTTTCAATGGGAGTGAGTTGACCTGGACCCCAGACGGTCTGGACCGCATTGTGGAGCTGCAGTGTACTGCGGTCAACACAGAGAGTGGGAGCTCAAAGAGCATAACCACAATCTTGGAGGTGAAAA GCTCAGTGTCCGTGAGGCCCAGCCCACAGCTCTCTCTCCCCGTCCTCAACCAGTCCTTCAGCCTGGACTGTGACGGCTCCTTCCCAGGCCTGCCAGTGATTTGGTACAAAGACGGCCAGGTTGTAGCTCCAGACGCCAGGATAAACCTGTTGGAACACAACACCTCCCTCCACTTCAACTCCCTGCTGCCCTCTGATGGTGGCTTCTATCAGTGCGAGGTGACCATGGCAAACATGGCTGAAAGCAAGGTCATAAGCTTGGGCTACCTGCTAAACT TGTTAGTATCAGTGGCCCTGGCACAGTGTTGCCTGGGAGGGAATACATCCTTACCTGCAAGGTGA
- the LOC139573386 gene encoding cell adhesion molecule CEACAM1-like isoform X2 codes for MFSIIVFSIVLYVRYFVMTLRQWFLCCNNEVFSKSISLACGPDLTGLSYVGRVRAGYETTFTCTPNCIPGCTYTWLLKGRTFNGSELTWTPDGLDRIVELQCTAVNTESGSSKSITTILEVKSSVSVRPSPQLSLPVLNQSFSLDCDGSFPGLPVIWYKDGQVVAPDARINLLEHNTSLHFNSLLPSDGGFYQCEVTMANMAESKVISLGYLLNCEYKM; via the exons ATGTTTAGTATCATAGTGTTTAGCATTGTGTTATATGTTCGCTATTTTGTTATGACATTGCGACAGTGGTTTTTATGCTGTAACAATGAAGTGTTTAGTAAATCAATCTCCCTTGCATGTGGTCCTGATTTAACAGGCCTGTCCTATGTGGGTCGGGTGAGAGCTGGATACGAGACGACCTTCACCTGTACCCCCAACTGCATCCCAGGATGCACCTACACCTGGCTGCTGAAGGGGCGCACTTTCAATGGGAGTGAGTTGACCTGGACCCCAGACGGTCTGGACCGCATTGTGGAGCTGCAGTGTACTGCGGTCAACACAGAGAGTGGGAGCTCAAAGAGCATAACCACAATCTTGGAGGTGAAAA GCTCAGTGTCCGTGAGGCCCAGCCCACAGCTCTCTCTCCCCGTCCTCAACCAGTCCTTCAGCCTGGACTGTGACGGCTCCTTCCCAGGCCTGCCAGTGATTTGGTACAAAGACGGCCAGGTTGTAGCTCCAGACGCCAGGATAAACCTGTTGGAACACAACACCTCCCTCCACTTCAACTCCCTGCTGCCCTCTGATGGTGGCTTCTATCAGTGCGAGGTGACCATGGCAAACATGGCTGAAAGCAAGGTCATAAGCTTGGGCTACCTGCTAAACTGTGAGTATAAGATGTAA
- the LOC139573386 gene encoding cell adhesion molecule CEACAM1-like isoform X3, which produces MFSIIVFSIVLYVRYFVMTLRQWFLCCNNEVFSKSISLACGPDLTGLSYVGRVRAGYETTFTCTPNCIPGCTYTWLLKGRTFNGSELTWTPDGLDRIVELQCTAVNTESGSSKSITTILEVKSSVSVRPSPQLSLPVLNQSFSLDCDGSFPGLPVIWYKDGQVVAPDARINLLEHNTSLHFNSLLPSDGGFYQCEVTMANMAESKVISLGYLLN; this is translated from the exons ATGTTTAGTATCATAGTGTTTAGCATTGTGTTATATGTTCGCTATTTTGTTATGACATTGCGACAGTGGTTTTTATGCTGTAACAATGAAGTGTTTAGTAAATCAATCTCCCTTGCATGTGGTCCTGATTTAACAGGCCTGTCCTATGTGGGTCGGGTGAGAGCTGGATACGAGACGACCTTCACCTGTACCCCCAACTGCATCCCAGGATGCACCTACACCTGGCTGCTGAAGGGGCGCACTTTCAATGGGAGTGAGTTGACCTGGACCCCAGACGGTCTGGACCGCATTGTGGAGCTGCAGTGTACTGCGGTCAACACAGAGAGTGGGAGCTCAAAGAGCATAACCACAATCTTGGAGGTGAAAA GCTCAGTGTCCGTGAGGCCCAGCCCACAGCTCTCTCTCCCCGTCCTCAACCAGTCCTTCAGCCTGGACTGTGACGGCTCCTTCCCAGGCCTGCCAGTGATTTGGTACAAAGACGGCCAGGTTGTAGCTCCAGACGCCAGGATAAACCTGTTGGAACACAACACCTCCCTCCACTTCAACTCCCTGCTGCCCTCTGATGGTGGCTTCTATCAGTGCGAGGTGACCATGGCAAACATGGCTGAAAGCAAGGTCATAAGCTTGGGCTACCTGCTAAACT GA